The following nucleotide sequence is from Dyella sp. BiH032.
GGCGAACGTTTCGCTGTCTTCGCCGTTGCGCAGCAGGGTCAATGCCAGCACGTCCGACCAGGCGCGCTCGAGCAGCGTTCGCACCAGGCCGCGCGGCGGCGCTTGCTGGAAGCGCTCGGCCATGAGTTCGGCGGCACGCCGGCGGGCATGCTCCAGGCGTTCGCGGCCCTGCATGGCCTCGACCTGGCGCTTTTCGGCGGCCTGGGCCTTGCGCGAAAGCAGGGCGAGGTGATGTTCGATGTCCGCCAGCAGATGAGCGTACAGCGCGGCGCTGGGTGGTTCGCGCTGCGCATACTCGGCGAGCTGCGAGAGCTTCTCGGCGAGGGCGGGGTCGGCATCGTGCCCGCCGCCGTCCAGCCAATCGCTGGCGGCCTCCGTCATGGCGGCCAGAAGGCGACGCGCGGGATGCTCGCGCTGCTCGAAGAGCCCCTGGTCGGCCAGGGCCATCCGCAGCAGGGGGATTTCCCAGTCGCCCAGCAGGCGCTGGGCATGGCTGTCGCGCTGCACGGCGCCGGCCATCTGTTCGAACAGCAGCGCGACGAGCTGCACCATCTCGTCCTGCCCGGCGCTGAGCGCCACTGGCGAAGCGGACGCCTGGCTGTTGGCATTGAGCAAGGCCAGCAACTGCTCGCGCAGGCGCAGTGCCTGACCCTCCGCGACCAGGCGCTGCGCCGCCCGGGTAAGCGGCTCGTGCAGTGCCGCCAGGACCTGCTGGAGTTGTTCGTCGCCCAGCACCAGGCCCGCCATGGGGCCGGGCTTCGCCGCTGTCCTGCGTTGCAAAGCCACCAGTTCGCGCAGCATGCCGAGCACGCTGTCGTCCGAGCCGCCCGACGTGGAGGAGGCCCCCTGCGTGGGGGGCAGGACGCCCGGGGTCGCCGCGGTCGGCACGCGCAGGCGGCGGTCGTCCCCAGGGCGGGCGACGCGATAGGCGTGCAGATACGGCAGGATGCCTTCGCCGGCCAGGTGCTGGTTGACCGTTTCATAGAGCGGCGCCAGATGGCGGACCACCATGTGCTCGAAGCAATCCAGCAGGAGCAGGCGATGCCGGCTCGGCAATTCCCAGTCGCGCAGGGCATCGAGGAAGGCATGGGCCAGCGCCTGGGCGCCCAGCGGCAGCGCTTCGCCCTCCATGGGAGGCAGGCTGGTCAGCGCGCCGAAACGGTAGGAGAGCTCGAACAGGAGTGGGGCGTGACGGGCCTCGCTGCGCGTACCCGACTGTTCCAGGGCGATGCGCTCGTCGTGCTCGCCCTCCTCCAGCAGTGAAAGGGTGGCCGAACCGGTGCCGCCGGCCATGGAGCCGATGCGCTCGAAGCGCACGGCCACTTCGGCCAGGACGCGCCGCTCCAGCGTTTCGCGCTGGCTCTGCAGCCGCTGCCGCACGCTCATGAAAAGCTGCTGATCGAGATGGTTGCGGGCCTGTTCGGCCTGCGCGAGAAGCTTGTGTTCGGCGTCCAGCAGGCAGGCCCGCAGGGGGGCTTCCAGCCAGCTGTCGCACAGCGCGTGCGCTTCCTCGATCAGGCGCCGCGCGCGCGGGCTCCAGGCGCCTTGGACATGGGACTGCTCGCCCAAGCCAGGCGCGGACGGTTGACGTCGACCCTGTTCGACATCCATGGCACGTTCCGCCGGTTTTCCCCCTGTGTTGGGGCCAGTCTAGGCCCGGTGCGCGAGCGGGCGCCATCGGCCGAAGGTGCAGGCCGAACCGCCAGGTCGAGCCATCGGATCAGTCGAGGAAGGCGGCGATCACGTCATTGAGGAAACGCTGGCCCAGCGGCGTGGTGCGCAGCCAGGCCGGGTCTTCCACCAGCCAGCCGCGCTGGCGGCAGCGGGTGAGGGCAGGGGCGATCCGTTCGACCGCCAGGCCGGTGCGTGCCTCGAACTCGGCCATAGGGGTGCCGTCGATCAGGCGCAACGCATTGAGCATGTACTCGAAAGGTAATTCGGCCGGTTCCACCGCGTTGTCGCCGCCGATGCGGGCGGGGCCACCCGCGGCGTCCATCCAGGCGCGCGGATGCCGGGTCTTCCAGCGCCGGCGGACGGTACCGCTTTCGGCATCGCTGAGCTTGCCGTGCGCACCCGCGCCGATACCCAGGTAATCCCCGAACTGCCAGTAATTCAGATTGTGGACGCAGCGCCGGTCCGGGCGGGCATAGGCCGACACCTCGTACTGTCCGTAGCCGGCGGCCGCCAGCGCCTGTTCGCAGGCTTCCTGCATGGCCCAGGCGTGGTCGTCGTCCGGCAGAGGCGGCGGATTGGCGGCGAATGCGGTATTCGGTTCCAGCGTGAGCTGGTAATGCGAGATATGTGTCGGCCCCAGGGCTGCCGCACGCGTCACGTCCGCGAGCGCCCCGTCCAGCGTCTGCTCTGGCAGGGCATACATCAGGTCCAGATTGATGTTGTCGTAGCCGGCATCCTGCGCAGATTTCACCGCCGCTTCCGCTTCCGCGGCGGAGTGGATGCGGCCGAGCCGGCGCAGTTTGTCGTCGTCGAAGCTCTGGATGCCGAAGGACAGGCGGTTGACGCCTGCGCCGAGATAGCCGTCGAAACGGCCGTGCTCGACCGTGCCGGGATTGGTTTCCAGGGTGATTTCCGCGCCATCGGCGAACGGAAGGCGCGTGCGAGCGCCATCCAGAAAGCGTGCGATCAGGTCCGGCGCGAACAAGCTCGGGGTCCCGCCGCCGAAGAAGACGCTGCGCACCGGGCGTGCATCCAGCGCCTGGGCGAAGTCGACGAGGTCAGCGTCCAGATCGGCCAGCAGCAGTTCGACGTAACGCTCGTACGGCGGCGCTTCACCCCGCACCCCATGCGAGTTGAAATCGCAGTACGGGCATTTCTTCACGCACCATGGCATGTGCACATACAGCGACAGCGGCGGCGCATTCAAAGCCATGCTCAGGTACGGTCCCGATGCCATTCGGCGAGGCGGGTGCGCAATGCCGCCAATGCCTGGCCGCGATGGCTCAGGCGGTTCTTCACCGCCGGCTCCAGCTCGGCCGCGCTCGATTCGTGGCCATGCGGAAGGAACAGCGGGTCGTAGCCGAAACCGCGTTCGCCCCGAGGTGCGGTCAGCACGCGACCGTGCCAGCGCCCTTCGGCGATCAACGGCGCCGGATCGTCCGCGTGGCGTACCAAGGCGAGCACGCAGATGAAGAACGCGCCGCGTCGGGTTTCGGGTACGCCTTCCAGTTCGCGCAGCAGCTTGGCGTTGTTCGCCGGCACGTCACCGTGTTCGCCGGCGTAGCGCGCGGAGTACAGGCCGGGTGCGCCCCTCAGGTAGTCCACGCACAGGCCGGAGTCGTCGCCGAGTGCCGGTAGCCCGGTGGCCGCGGCAGCGTTACGCGCCTTCAGCAGTGCGTTTTCCACGAAGGTGAGGCCGGTCTCTTCCGCATCGGCGACACCGAGGCTGCCCTGGGTGACGGCCTCCAGATCGATATCGGCGAACAGGTCGTTGAATTCGGCAAGCTTGCCGCGGTTGCTGCTGGCGAGAACGATGCGGGTCATGGTCAGTCGGAGAGTGAGGCGAACTCGGGTGCGTAATCGATCTGGCCGCGATAACCGTCGAGGCCGCCGTCGCGCAGGGCCAGGATCATGAAGGCGTCGCCGCCACCGTAGGTGTCGTGCAGGCCGGCGCTGGCCGCGGGACGGAAGCCGAAGCGGCCATAGAACGCAGGGTCGCCGAGTACGGCGACCGCGCGATACGGCGTCACTGTGAGTTCACGGAGCGAACCCTCCAGCAGCACAGTACCGACGCCCTGGCGCTGCCACGCGGGTGCCACGGCCATGGGCGCGAGGCCGAGCGCCAGTCCGTCATCGCCCTGGGCGATGCGCAGCGGGGAAAAGAGCACGTGCCCGGCCACGCCGCCGTCGCGCTCCGCCAGCCGTTCGAACGCGGCGCGTCCGGCAGCGCGTAGCGCAGCCACCAGCCGTGCCTCGCCTTCCCGCCCGAAGGCGGCGCGATGAACGGCCAGGACGGCTTCTGCATCCTGCGGCAGCGGCTGGCGGACGAGCATGGATTCAGCCCTGCTCGAGCGCGGCGCGCTGGGCGGCGACAAGCTGGGCGATGCCGTTCTCGGCCAGCATCAGCAACGTGTCCATCTCGTCGCGGCGGAAGGCGTGGCCCTCGGCCGTGCCCTGGACTTCGATGAAGCCGCCGCCATCGTTCATGACCACGTTCATGTCGGTATCGCAGCTGGAATCCTCGAGGTAATCCAGATCCAGCACCGGCAAACCCTGGTAGATGCCCACGGACACCGCGGCCACGGCGCCGAGGATCGGATTACGGCGCAGGTTCTCGCGCTTCATCAGCACGTTCACGGCATCCACCAGCGCTACGTACGCGCCCGTGATGGCAGCGGTACGCGTGCCGCCGTCCGCCTGAATCACGTCGCAGTCAAGCGTGATCACGCGCTCGCCCAGGGCCTGGCGATCAACGCAGGCGCGCAGGCTGCGACCGATCAGGCGCTGGATTTCCATGGTGCGCCCGCCCTGGCCGCCGCGTGCGGCCTCGCGCTGGGTGCGGGTCGAGGTGGCGCGGGGCAGCATGCCGTACTCGGCTGTCACCCAGCCTTCGCCCTTGCCGCGCAGCCACGGCGGCACGCGGTCCTCGATGCTGGCGGTGCACAGCACGCGGGTATCGCCGAAGCTGACCAGCACGGAACCTTCCGCGTGGCGTGTGTAGTGGCGCTCGATGGTGACGGGGCGCAGCTGGTCGCTGGCGCGGCCGCTGGGACGGCTGACGGCATTCATGAGGAGTGGTGGCCTGAATTGGGCAAGGCAGGGCGGGAGAGTTTACCATTGCGCCCTTTCCGGCCGCCCGTGGCGCACGAAGGTTTCCCATGATCCGCAGCATGACTGCCTACGCTTTCGCCGAGACCCAGGGCCCGGTCGGGACGCTCAGCTGCGAGCTGCGCACGGTCAATCACCGCTACCTGGAGCTCAGCCCGCGCCTGCCAGACGACCTGCGCGTGTTCGAAAGCGCCTTGCGCGAACGCATCGCCGCACGCCTGTCGCGCGGCAAGGTGGACCTGGCTGTGCGCCTGCGCAGTGAGGCGCGGGGCGATGCGCTCCAGGTGAATCACACGGTGCTGGGCCGGTTGTCCGAGCTGGCCATGGACCTGGAATCGCGTTTCCCGCGCATGAGCATCGAGTTCACCGAGCTGCTGCGTTTCCCGGGCGTAGTGCAGCAGGCGGAAGTCGACCAGGACGAACTGCAGGCAGCGCTGTTCGGCGTGCTCGACGAGGCGCTGGACGCATTGACGGCGACGCG
It contains:
- a CDS encoding DUF1631 family protein, with amino-acid sequence MDVEQGRRQPSAPGLGEQSHVQGAWSPRARRLIEEAHALCDSWLEAPLRACLLDAEHKLLAQAEQARNHLDQQLFMSVRQRLQSQRETLERRVLAEVAVRFERIGSMAGGTGSATLSLLEEGEHDERIALEQSGTRSEARHAPLLFELSYRFGALTSLPPMEGEALPLGAQALAHAFLDALRDWELPSRHRLLLLDCFEHMVVRHLAPLYETVNQHLAGEGILPYLHAYRVARPGDDRRLRVPTAATPGVLPPTQGASSTSGGSDDSVLGMLRELVALQRRTAAKPGPMAGLVLGDEQLQQVLAALHEPLTRAAQRLVAEGQALRLREQLLALLNANSQASASPVALSAGQDEMVQLVALLFEQMAGAVQRDSHAQRLLGDWEIPLLRMALADQGLFEQREHPARRLLAAMTEAASDWLDGGGHDADPALAEKLSQLAEYAQREPPSAALYAHLLADIEHHLALLSRKAQAAEKRQVEAMQGRERLEHARRRAAELMAERFQQAPPRGLVRTLLERAWSDVLALTLLRNGEDSETFATRLRITDQLLGLVAIDDRAAVQSEVQTGLQQIGMQEEEASQVAQRLLGTVDATAAPEEPLSTTGMALRLKQHRRLGESQATETPPSLAPASTEEALGEEERRAHARLLSLPFGTWFDFLDEAGKPATTEKLAWYSTVSGRCLFVTRRGARGHEMALEQLARHIARGRVREATGERENLFDRAVRALLENMRPGATPSGERS
- the hemW gene encoding radical SAM family heme chaperone HemW, whose translation is MALNAPPLSLYVHMPWCVKKCPYCDFNSHGVRGEAPPYERYVELLLADLDADLVDFAQALDARPVRSVFFGGGTPSLFAPDLIARFLDGARTRLPFADGAEITLETNPGTVEHGRFDGYLGAGVNRLSFGIQSFDDDKLRRLGRIHSAAEAEAAVKSAQDAGYDNINLDLMYALPEQTLDGALADVTRAAALGPTHISHYQLTLEPNTAFAANPPPLPDDDHAWAMQEACEQALAAAGYGQYEVSAYARPDRRCVHNLNYWQFGDYLGIGAGAHGKLSDAESGTVRRRWKTRHPRAWMDAAGGPARIGGDNAVEPAELPFEYMLNALRLIDGTPMAEFEARTGLAVERIAPALTRCRQRGWLVEDPAWLRTTPLGQRFLNDVIAAFLD
- the rdgB gene encoding RdgB/HAM1 family non-canonical purine NTP pyrophosphatase — translated: MTRIVLASSNRGKLAEFNDLFADIDLEAVTQGSLGVADAEETGLTFVENALLKARNAAAATGLPALGDDSGLCVDYLRGAPGLYSARYAGEHGDVPANNAKLLRELEGVPETRRGAFFICVLALVRHADDPAPLIAEGRWHGRVLTAPRGERGFGYDPLFLPHGHESSAAELEPAVKNRLSHRGQALAALRTRLAEWHRDRT
- a CDS encoding N-acetyltransferase, with protein sequence MLVRQPLPQDAEAVLAVHRAAFGREGEARLVAALRAAGRAAFERLAERDGGVAGHVLFSPLRIAQGDDGLALGLAPMAVAPAWQRQGVGTVLLEGSLRELTVTPYRAVAVLGDPAFYGRFGFRPAASAGLHDTYGGGDAFMILALRDGGLDGYRGQIDYAPEFASLSD
- the rph gene encoding ribonuclease PH, producing MNAVSRPSGRASDQLRPVTIERHYTRHAEGSVLVSFGDTRVLCTASIEDRVPPWLRGKGEGWVTAEYGMLPRATSTRTQREAARGGQGGRTMEIQRLIGRSLRACVDRQALGERVITLDCDVIQADGGTRTAAITGAYVALVDAVNVLMKRENLRRNPILGAVAAVSVGIYQGLPVLDLDYLEDSSCDTDMNVVMNDGGGFIEVQGTAEGHAFRRDEMDTLLMLAENGIAQLVAAQRAALEQG
- a CDS encoding YicC/YloC family endoribonuclease codes for the protein MIRSMTAYAFAETQGPVGTLSCELRTVNHRYLELSPRLPDDLRVFESALRERIAARLSRGKVDLAVRLRSEARGDALQVNHTVLGRLSELAMDLESRFPRMSIEFTELLRFPGVVQQAEVDQDELQAALFGVLDEALDALTATREREGAKLGQILQERLDGIERIIADVRGWMPQIREGLRARLEQRLADLKQPADPGRLEQELVLQLTRVDVDEELDRLTTHIAEARRVLGLKEPVGRRLDFLMQEFNREANTLGSKSVDARSTNAAVELKVLIEQMREQVQNIE